The Aspergillus flavus chromosome 6, complete sequence nucleotide sequence TTGCGCGACTGGcagggcttcttctttttggtcaGATAGGCGCTCTTCCTTGCCATTCTTTTTCGGTGTCTGAGGATATACAGGGTATAATGAGGCTCCGTCCACCCATGTCAGTATAATGAAAGCAAGGCGAACAAAAAAAGTCGCAAGGAATCAAATCAACACAGGCTCTTGAGGCCGTATCCACCTGGGATATCTGCAGAGGGGAATACCGCAGTGGGGAACTCGCCGTGACGCAAGTAACTAGCCTGTCATCTTATGTAGTACATCCGTAGATAATGTATAATGCAGATTCAACCTCTGTCGGAGTTATTATTAGAGATAATTTTCAGAAAGCACACGTTGTGAAGAATCCGAGTTTCTTATGATTCCCAGGCACTTGATCATGATCGGAGATGTGATGAAGTATTCAATGGGTTTACAGGATTCTTTGGCAGCAGATCGAGGTAATATATATGTTTACTCGCAACGCAAGGTTGTTTTTGTGGACATCGCCATGATCAACTGACGTCGAATtgatgatatatatttgccGCGTTACCCATAGGAGATTCCACCTAAGTTACGTAAATTGTACAAATATCCGTTGGACACCGTCTAGACTGCCCCATCGCTTACTGCAACTAACCTACAATAGTCCGAATCGGCCAGTATCGAGCAAAGGAACATGATGTGGATATGTTTCTATCACGAAGAGTGGCGATGAGTAATGATGTCATGGCGGTTGTGAGAATTTCCGGACCGATAATAACCTAATTTTGgaaattataatttatactagaaaattaagGTTGAAATCATtttagaaacagaaacatttatttttattatttataatgaTTAGCTGCGTACTGAGACGCGGAATTGTACCTTTATAGTAgagtcttcctctccttttaAGTCTTTGTCTTCCCctttagataaataaataaataacaaAGATATAAGATAATAAGACATATTGTACATAGTTTCgagaaataaaaatcttaaatcCATACTGAACAGTTGATTATCCTTCCTCGTAGCTCACATGTTAAAAATACCGGCGATGATGCTGCCATCCGAAGCACAACCGAGGTACTGAGGATAGCTGCGGTAGAACAGGCGTTATAGAGGAGTCTAATGCTATTATAGAGGGTGTAAATAACCTTAAGGTATGCTTCTCGCATGGGAGGACCCAGGCAGGCTTGTTCGAATCGGATATGCTTTCAATGTAATTCTGCGTCGTATCCCTAAATCAGGAAGTGGTTAACTCGTTCTGGTTGAGGTCTGCTTCCTGACCTTGTACCAAGGGCTGAGGTCATCACGTGGAGCATTTCCTTGACCAAATGCTTCATTCGCCTGACATTGTTTTCCTCCGTGCACCAATGACCTGGGCTGTGGTGATGTTGCGATGAGATAGGATGTGTCGCGGATTATGACACTTGAGATATAACACACCGTCAGGCAACCCGTTAGCTTAATTGCCTTTCCGAGGTCGCAGTTGAAGTATAGGACCCTCCTTTCCACTTGTAACCCGATGATACAGTTGAAACTCTCCTGGATTTGTTCGTCCATGCCTGCCGAGCGCATGCCCGCAGCCCAGCTCGCCATTCTCTGTGTGGGATATCCGGAAGTCATATAGCAAGACGAGTGCCGCTATCGTGGTTAGAAGCTCTGTAATTGCAAGATGGCGACCAAGACAGGCGCGTGTTCcagcagagaaaagaatatacgCCGCGAAGGGGATGTCCGCTTGTTCTTTGCAGATGAAGCCGTCTTTCTCGGACAACCATCGCTCCGGTATAAAGTCGTGCGGCCGAGGAAAGTATTTCGGGTTATGGTGGATGCTGTAGATACCTGTCCCAACTCCGTAGCCACAGGGTATGAATTCGCCGTCGATACTCGTGCCCCCTGGTCCAACCTCCCTCCACATACTCGACCCCACAGGTGGTGACATCCGCAGGCTTTCATAGGTACAGGCGTGGAGGTAGTGGCAGTTCCGTAGTGTTTCGTCTTGGCCAATTCCATCTACTACGCTAAACTTGGTCCTTATCTCGGCCGCTAGCTTTTCATATGCATGAAGGTTTTTTCCGAGATAGAAAAGCGCTGCACATAGTGCAGTAGAGGTGGTATCATTCCCTGCATATGTTAACATCCagagtaatatattatcagAGTTTCGATTGAGGATCAATGTAAATCTTACCAGCGATGGTCAGCAACATCGCTTCGCTGCGGATCTCTTCAGGAGTAAGTGGGTGATCTGTGCTTTTGCGCTGGGTGCCCAGCTGCTCATATATACTCTGCCCCACGCCATTTTCAGACTTTCTCTCTTGTATAATTTGGTTAATGAAAGAATGAATTGTTTTATTTCCCGTGGAGGCCCTCGGAAAAAGCTTTCGGTCCAGGCGGCCTATATATAACTGTGGACAGTAGAGCAACACGCCTGTTCGGAGGTTGGATTCCTCGATATGCTCAAGCAGGTGTCGATAGTCTGGGCAATGGATGAGATCGTATGACTTGCCGTAGATGAAGTCGGCCATCACGTTGAAGGTTAAGTAGCTACACAAATCTGACATCGTTAAAGGATGCGACCAGCCGTTAGCTTCATCCGGCAAGCCGGCATTGTAGGCAACATGGTAGAAACTCTTTACGTGGTGCAAGAGGCGTTCATTGACGCTCTTCATCGCCGACTGAGAGAATCCTATGCCAATCAGCCGCCTATGACGAGCATGCTCCTTCCTATCCATAATCGTGAGTAGATTAGGGACGAAAGATGCTTTGCCCATGATCTTGTCCTTTCTGAGATCTTTGCCGGAGAGGTAAATATCTGTTTTGAAGAGGATTCAGTTTTGGACCAAAGACATGATTTGTATAGCGGTAACGTGAAGTAGTGATGCACACCTTTTAGTCCAGTCACGGTGTCGAAGCAGAGATGGTTTGGTACATAGCGAATTATGGGCCCTGTCGAACCCTACCTGTTGTCAACTCTTAACGCAACAAGTTGGTGTGATATTCTAGACTTAGAAGTTCGTACCATATTTCTTGCGACAGAGCCATATATCCAAGTGTACATCATCCTTCCAGGCACAGTATGCAGCTCTAGCTGCTGTAAACTTGGCAAGTGTTGGGCCAGGGTATTTGGCCAATGGGTGAAAGAACATTTGATAAAGACAAAATGCCACGCCCTTGGGGTATCAACCATCATAGGTCAACCGAGTATGGGACTATCGTACACACTGCCACTGCCAGAGATATACCCAAGCAATACCTGATCGGTAGTTCCATGTCCAGAATATTGAAAGATTTTGACATATTGTCCGCCGTAATTTTGCCGTGAAGATTTGGGACTCGTAGAACGAGAATGAGATCTGGTTTACCTTGCTCGTCGATGAAGAGTTGTATTTGGGTATTTGAAGGCTACCCCATGGCCTTGGAGAAACTGTATAACTATCAACGAGTCGATGGCGGCCAGCCTCGCATAAATTAAACAGTGGATGCCAGCGAGTGACAGCCCGACCCGGGAACTTCGGCTTCTGCAGATCCTGTTTGGCAACAAAGTTTGGGAAAACTAgaatttcttcacttctACATACTCCCGTTCATTCCGCATGGGCCCTTAACTGGATGTTGctacctttttcttgctCCTTTTAAAGACAAGCTCATTGTGCGATTGTGATATCCATCGGTGGTGACGTATGTGGTTTGTCTCTTACCGTTAGACGTACTTGCTTGTCGCAAGCCCTATACTTAGAGGATCATCAAAAATGGTGATTTAGGATTGACACGACATGTTTGAATGTGTCAATGTGTCTCCAATCATGGGTTATGAACATACTGATTAGCCTAGTGGTTCAAATGTGCCTCACATTCTTGATGAACTTCATCATACAGGTTTGTTTTGGGTTTGAGTGAACACGTAGTGGAGGTACGGATTTCCGCTGATAAGGAAGGCGATTTATCAAGCGATGAACATATACAAGCTATCATGACCATTGCTGAGGATGGCGTACATGGGTACCGGGTCGTAAAGCCGAAATACTCTTCCCTCGCTCTTAGCATATAGTCTCACAACAGCAGTTTGCTTTGAAGCGATGAAATGTCGAACATGTCTGGTCCTCTTATTGCCATCGGTATCCCCGACTCCCAGATTTATCCTAGGAATGCCTTGACCTCTATACCTTACCGCTGTACCAGGACATGTCTTGATCTGAATTTCTTCAGAAGCATGATGGCTTTCGGGAAGGGCATAGGCTTGTCATCTGGGTGTCTGACAGATCGATATCTGTATCTGTGGTAGCAGGTGGGGCAGTGACTGTGTATCCTACTTTCTATATCTTAGTTTTCATGTTCCTTGCCCCAACATTGTAGATTTAGCTCCACATCTTTGAGATTTGAGGTTCAATTGGAGACATTCCTATCTGGATTAGTGCAGTACAAATCTCGCCGCTGAGTAAGCGGAGAGGGTGTTGATTGGTCGGTTACTATGACCAGGCGAAAGAGCAGACGAACGACAGGGACTGGAAATGAAGACTGCCCTCCTCCATTGTTCTGATCATACCTGCGGATCAATCATGTTCCTTGTAATTTGACTATTCCCAATAGTAGTTAAAATGCCGAAAGAGACTGTGTCGCGCAGGACCAAGCGGGGTTCATCAACGCCCAAGAGA carries:
- a CDS encoding putative cytochrome P450 encodes the protein MGKASFVPNLLTIMDRKEHARHRRLIGIGFSQSAMKSVNERLLHHVKSFYHVAYNAGLPDEANGWSHPLTMSDLCSYLTFNVMADFIYGKSYDLIHCPDYRHLLEHIEESNLRTGVLLYCPQLYIGRLDRKLFPRASTGNKTIHSFINQIIQERKSENGVGQSIYEQLGTQRKSTDHPLTPEEIRSEAMLLTIAGNDTTSTALCAALFYLGKNLHAYEKLAAEIRTKFSVVDGIGQDETLRNCHYLHACTYESLRMSPPVGSSMWREVGPGGTSIDGEFIPCGYGVGTGIYSIHHNPKYFPRPHDFIPERWLSEKDGFICKEQADIPFAAYILFSAGTRACLGRHLAITELLTTIAALVLLYDFRISHTENGELGCGHALGRHGRTNPGEFQLYHRVTSGKEGPILQLRPRKGN